A single window of Apodemus sylvaticus chromosome 4, mApoSyl1.1, whole genome shotgun sequence DNA harbors:
- the Smim43 gene encoding small integral membrane protein 43: MEWKLNLLLYLALFFFLLFLLFLLLFVVIKQLKNSVANTAGTLQPGRLSLHREPWGFNNEQAV; the protein is encoded by the coding sequence ATGGAGTGGAAGCTGAATCTGCTGCTCTACTTAGCGCTCttcttcttcctgctcttcctcctgttcctcctgctcTTCGTGGTCATCAAGCAGCTGAAGAACTCGGTGGCCAATACGGCCGGGACACTCCAGCCCGGGCGCCTGTCACTGCACCGGGAGCCTTGGGGTTTCAATAACGAGCAAGCGGTGTGA